From Corynebacterium sp. BD556, the proteins below share one genomic window:
- a CDS encoding electron transfer flavoprotein subunit alpha/FixB family protein: MTSQPVLVVLDPALDNAAELIGAASVVGDPVVVTTSGAEMIEAPRVLVAKEASLVDATEAAFKKLQPAAVVLPHSVRGRDVAARLSVRTRCALLTDVVGIRRDAEGIVTDHSNFGGAFNSVAAATHSAPIITVRLGAVETRASFAAPVVEYLEVDTAGRREATVVSTEPIVRTSTRPELVSAKRVVAGGVSLGDEDSFEELVGGLADALNAAVGATRSAVDEGQAPYEAQIGQTGVLVSPKLYVGVGISGAIQHLVGMQTSETVVAINNDPDAPIFEIADFGIVGDIFDIVPQLIDEINARK, from the coding sequence ATGACTTCCCAGCCCGTACTTGTTGTCCTCGACCCGGCTTTGGATAATGCTGCAGAGTTAATTGGCGCGGCCTCCGTCGTCGGCGATCCTGTCGTTGTGACGACTTCCGGCGCGGAAATGATTGAGGCGCCGCGGGTTCTCGTCGCAAAGGAGGCTTCGCTTGTCGACGCCACCGAGGCTGCTTTCAAGAAACTTCAGCCCGCCGCTGTCGTTCTTCCTCACTCCGTGCGCGGGCGCGACGTTGCGGCTCGTCTCTCGGTTCGTACTCGCTGTGCGCTACTGACTGATGTTGTCGGCATCCGCCGTGACGCCGAGGGCATTGTCACCGACCACTCTAACTTTGGCGGCGCCTTTAATTCTGTGGCGGCGGCCACGCACTCTGCCCCAATTATTACTGTGCGCCTCGGCGCGGTGGAGACTCGGGCGAGTTTTGCTGCACCTGTCGTGGAGTATCTCGAAGTAGATACCGCCGGCCGCCGTGAGGCCACAGTGGTCTCTACCGAGCCGATTGTGCGCACCTCCACCCGCCCCGAGCTAGTCAGCGCGAAGCGCGTTGTCGCGGGTGGTGTTTCCTTGGGCGATGAGGACAGTTTCGAGGAGCTTGTCGGCGGGCTTGCCGACGCCCTGAATGCCGCTGTCGGCGCTACCCGCTCCGCCGTCGATGAGGGCCAGGCCCCTTACGAAGCGCAGATCGGCCAGACTGGTGTGCTGGTCAGCCCAAAGCTTTACGTCGGCGTCGGGATTTCGGGCGCGATTCAGCACCTCGTTGGCATGCAGACCTCCGAGACTGTGGTGGCCATCAACAATGATCCGGATGCGCCGATTTTTGAGATCGCGGACTTCGGCATTGTTGGCGACATCTTCGATATCGTTCCGCAGCTCATTGACGAGATTAACGCCCGCAAGTAG
- a CDS encoding cytochrome b/b6 domain-containing protein, which yields MQVLLRRGLPRTPGGDPWPPAGSYIEVEQEEKENMVSVALRRGLPRTPGGDPWPPAGEILVPDTLEAREVSVPDTLEAREVSAPQSAAAEVLVPKPQSAHRWATLVRLFIGVGFIFGFLVLLARFVLGTQWGTAFIATYDGKQPLPDNTPIGLPAWLNWAHFLNMFLMALVVKTGIQIRREKRPPAYWTPRNNPRGKISLTLWLHLMLDIAWLVLGAVFYVLLFATGQWVRIVPTSIEVIPHAVSAGLQYMSMNWPTEHGWVHYNALQELTYFVVVFVAAPISALTGLRMSPWWPQRFTFIKVSTARALHFPTMVFFVCFIIAHVVLVALTGLRQNLNAMFAAHDGTGWLGAGFFLVGAAIIVVAAWAARPAVVAPLASLTGKVSNR from the coding sequence GTGCAAGTTCTGCTTCGTCGCGGTTTGCCCCGCACCCCGGGTGGGGATCCGTGGCCGCCGGCTGGTTCATACATAGAAGTCGAGCAGGAGGAGAAGGAGAACATGGTCTCCGTTGCCCTGCGCCGCGGTTTGCCCCGCACCCCGGGTGGGGATCCGTGGCCGCCGGCTGGTGAGATTTTGGTTCCAGACACGCTCGAAGCACGCGAGGTTTCGGTTCCAGACACGCTCGAAGCACGTGAGGTCTCGGCGCCCCAGTCGGCGGCGGCTGAGGTGTTGGTTCCCAAGCCTCAGTCGGCACACCGATGGGCAACACTTGTAAGGTTGTTCATTGGGGTCGGTTTCATCTTTGGATTCTTAGTGTTGCTTGCGCGTTTCGTGTTGGGAACACAGTGGGGTACGGCATTTATCGCCACTTACGACGGTAAGCAGCCGCTGCCGGACAACACCCCGATTGGTTTGCCGGCGTGGCTGAACTGGGCGCACTTTTTGAATATGTTCCTGATGGCTCTGGTCGTTAAGACCGGTATTCAGATCCGTCGGGAAAAGCGCCCTCCCGCGTATTGGACTCCGCGAAACAATCCGCGCGGCAAAATCTCGCTAACGCTGTGGCTGCACCTGATGTTGGACATCGCCTGGTTGGTTCTCGGCGCGGTTTTTTATGTCCTGCTGTTTGCAACGGGACAATGGGTGCGCATCGTCCCCACCAGCATCGAGGTCATCCCCCACGCTGTGTCCGCGGGGCTGCAGTACATGTCGATGAACTGGCCGACCGAACACGGTTGGGTCCACTACAACGCCTTGCAGGAGCTGACCTATTTTGTGGTGGTGTTCGTGGCGGCACCGATTTCTGCGCTTACGGGGCTGCGGATGAGCCCGTGGTGGCCGCAGAGGTTTACGTTCATTAAGGTTTCGACCGCCCGTGCGCTGCACTTCCCAACCATGGTGTTTTTTGTCTGCTTCATCATTGCCCATGTGGTGTTGGTGGCGCTGACGGGCCTGCGCCAAAACCTCAACGCTATGTTCGCCGCTCACGACGGTACGGGGTGGCTGGGGGCCGGTTTTTTCCTTGTTGGCGCCGCCATCATCGTGGTCGCCGCGTGGGCGGCGCGCCCCGCCGTGGTCGCCCCGCTCGCTAGTTTGACTGGAAAGGTTTCCAACCGTTGA